One segment of Mycobacterium spongiae DNA contains the following:
- the yidD gene encoding membrane protein insertion efficiency factor YidD, which translates to MTSVGRRCAGLIRGTGAVIARVLIFLVQNYRHMVSPLRPASCRFVPTCSQYAVDALTEYGVIRGGWLTVARLAKCGPWHRGGWDPIPERPHRQADFDEDGTGGETPATSGESELLV; encoded by the coding sequence GTGACTTCGGTGGGTCGGAGGTGCGCTGGCTTGATCCGGGGGACCGGAGCGGTGATAGCCCGCGTACTGATTTTCCTTGTTCAGAATTATCGGCACATGGTGTCTCCGCTGCGACCGGCGTCGTGTCGCTTTGTTCCTACCTGCAGTCAGTATGCGGTGGATGCGTTGACTGAGTACGGCGTGATTCGGGGTGGCTGGCTGACGGTGGCGAGGTTGGCGAAGTGCGGACCATGGCACCGGGGAGGTTGGGATCCGATACCGGAGCGACCTCACCGACAGGCAGACTTCGATGAGGACGGTACTGGCGGCGAGACGCCGGCGACCTCAGGGGAGAGTGAGCTTCTTGTTTGA
- the rnpA gene encoding ribonuclease P protein component, which yields MLSARNRMRRSTDFDMTVKRGRRTVQPNLIVHALPGSDCDVRTGPRIGLIVAKSVGSAVERHRVARRLRHVARSIVSELHESDRVVIRARPSSRGVSSPRLEQQLRAGLRGRLESAGTGR from the coding sequence ATGAGGCGGTCAACGGACTTCGATATGACGGTGAAGCGGGGGCGACGAACGGTACAGCCCAACCTGATAGTCCATGCCCTGCCGGGGAGTGACTGCGACGTGCGAACCGGCCCACGTATCGGTCTGATCGTCGCCAAATCGGTCGGTTCGGCTGTTGAACGTCACCGAGTCGCGCGTCGGCTGCGTCACGTGGCCAGGTCGATAGTGAGCGAGCTGCACGAATCGGATCGGGTTGTGATCCGAGCGCGGCCGAGCAGTCGGGGCGTTTCGTCGCCCCGTCTAGAGCAACAGTTGCGAGCCGGCCTGCGTGGTCGGCTGGAATCGGCAGGCACCGGCCGGTGA